A window from Opitutia bacterium ISCC 52 encodes these proteins:
- a CDS encoding transaldolase encodes MHRMQALGADWWNDSCDITELSDAVQTGAVGATSNPVIVAAAVEQDPDRWIPVIKELIQNNPSDSEEEIAWKLIARVGTDASKLLLPVYEQTNGVKGYLCLQVNPKYYNNTERMVEHAKELAALAPNIAIKAPATRAGIASYEEMTAAGIRVNVTVSFSVAQAIAAAEAIERGLKRAEDPNSIHPYITIMIGRVDDQLKRTFAAGGIDVDPESLEWGGVAVFKRAAEIFRERGYKSTLLAAAYRNQVNWSEIIGTDVLQSIPYPWWNKYKDADIEPRLSLEEAMDETIFNDLMKFDDFKQAYDEDGMTPQEFASYGASIHTINGFIEGYEGLLKDIRSHMLV; translated from the coding sequence ATGCATCGCATGCAGGCCCTTGGAGCCGATTGGTGGAACGATTCATGTGACATCACTGAACTCTCCGATGCCGTGCAGACAGGTGCTGTTGGTGCCACCTCCAATCCCGTCATCGTAGCAGCAGCTGTTGAACAAGATCCAGACCGCTGGATTCCAGTCATTAAAGAGCTCATTCAGAACAATCCTTCCGACAGCGAGGAAGAGATTGCCTGGAAATTGATTGCCCGTGTCGGAACCGATGCTTCAAAACTCTTACTTCCGGTTTATGAACAAACCAACGGCGTGAAAGGTTACCTGTGCCTGCAGGTAAACCCGAAATACTACAACAATACCGAGCGCATGGTAGAGCATGCGAAAGAACTTGCCGCATTGGCACCCAACATCGCCATCAAGGCGCCGGCTACCCGAGCTGGTATTGCTTCATACGAAGAAATGACAGCGGCAGGCATACGCGTTAACGTCACCGTATCCTTTTCGGTCGCCCAAGCAATCGCAGCAGCAGAAGCTATAGAGCGTGGTTTGAAACGAGCCGAAGACCCCAACTCAATTCATCCCTACATTACCATTATGATCGGTCGTGTGGATGACCAACTCAAACGCACGTTCGCAGCTGGCGGAATAGATGTAGATCCTGAATCCCTCGAATGGGGAGGCGTAGCAGTATTCAAACGAGCAGCAGAAATCTTTCGTGAAAGAGGCTACAAAAGCACACTCCTTGCCGCGGCCTACCGAAACCAAGTTAATTGGTCTGAAATCATAGGTACGGACGTACTTCAATCCATCCCCTACCCTTGGTGGAATAAATACAAGGATGCGGATATCGAACCACGCTTGAGCCTTGAAGAAGCGATGGACGAAACCATTTTCAATGATCTGATGAAATTTGATGACTTTAAGCAGGCCTACGATGAAGACGGTATGACACCTCAGGAGTTTGCCAGCTATGGCGCATCCATTCATACCATCAATGGTTTCATCGAAGGCTACGAAGGCCTATTAAAAGACATCCGCAGCCACATGCTGGTCTAA
- the iolE gene encoding myo-inosose-2 dehydratase, with protein MRDKFRELQNPLGVHPINWSNDDFQDLGGHIPLESCFADMQEAGYTGTEVGNKYSKNPDELRPLMDAHHLRLVGGWHSTYFGENPYKEEEASFLKYLNFLKAMNASVVILAECSNAIHGDEAQPLKFGDDLIDLSGEQWQRVYQSLDRLSELAADAGIPAVYHHHMGTVVQSEAALDGLMANTSKLNLLFDTGHLAFAGIDPARVQEKYIDRIAHVHLKNVRPNIVQQVREERLSFGQAVRAGVYTVPGDPEGGVDYPPLLERLADHGYTGWFVIEAEQDPEKANPKEYASMARSYLKDKTGL; from the coding sequence ATGCGGGATAAATTTCGGGAATTACAGAATCCCCTGGGGGTTCATCCCATTAACTGGAGCAATGATGACTTCCAGGATTTGGGTGGACACATTCCTTTAGAGTCGTGCTTTGCAGACATGCAAGAGGCTGGCTATACCGGAACCGAAGTGGGGAATAAGTATTCAAAAAACCCCGACGAGCTACGCCCGCTCATGGATGCCCATCATCTCCGACTCGTCGGAGGATGGCACAGCACCTACTTCGGAGAAAATCCCTACAAAGAAGAGGAAGCGAGCTTCCTCAAATACTTGAATTTCCTCAAAGCTATGAATGCCTCTGTGGTCATCCTTGCTGAATGCAGCAATGCCATTCATGGAGACGAGGCGCAGCCTTTGAAATTCGGTGATGACCTGATCGACCTGTCCGGGGAACAATGGCAGCGAGTTTATCAGAGTTTGGACAGGCTCAGTGAATTGGCAGCAGATGCTGGCATTCCTGCCGTCTACCACCATCACATGGGAACGGTCGTTCAGTCGGAAGCTGCGTTGGACGGACTCATGGCCAACACAAGTAAGTTAAACCTGTTATTCGACACGGGGCATTTAGCGTTCGCGGGAATTGACCCGGCACGTGTTCAGGAAAAATACATCGATCGGATTGCACACGTGCATTTGAAAAATGTGCGCCCAAACATCGTGCAGCAAGTTCGAGAAGAAAGGCTATCCTTTGGTCAGGCCGTGAGGGCCGGAGTCTATACCGTACCAGGAGATCCCGAAGGCGGCGTCGACTACCCTCCACTTCTGGAACGACTTGCGGATCACGGATATACCGGTTGGTTCGTCATTGAAGCCGAACAGGATCCGGAAAAAGCCAACCCTAAGGAATATGCGTCCATGGCACGCAGTTATTTGAAAGACAAAACAGGATTATAA
- the iolD gene encoding 3D-(3,5/4)-trihydroxycyclohexane-1,2-dione acylhydrolase (decyclizing) — MNTERLSVGAAIVKFLQNQYIARDDQEHRLVNGVFGIFGHGNVTGLGQALEEYGGTDLPYYQGKNEQCMVHSATAFAKARRRLGTLACTSSIGPGATNMITGAATATVNRLPVLLLPGDIFASRIPGPVLQQLENPHTQDSGVNDCFKPVSKYWDRIYRPEQLLTALPEAMRVLSDPSQTGAVTVSLPQDVQAESYDFPVHLFQKRIYNLNRNSVAKSTLAEAISQIKAAKQPLIVAGGGVHYSEAEEALRLFAEASGIPVVVSQSGKGSMLESHALCLGAVGATGNLAGNRAAVEADLVINIGTRLSDFTTASKSQFQNLDVRFIAINVNPMDAHKHGAFPLVGDARAVLEDLTAALAGHSVANDYSENLSSWKAEWETTHADIVHPDNEEGPLYQSEVIHILNEFADENSTTVHASGGVPGDIHKLWNSKDSLDYHSEYGFSCMGYEIAGAMGVKLADPNREVYTLVGDGSYMMLSQDILTSIQEGLKITVVLLDNHGFQCIRGLQTSCGGTDFGNEFRHRKEDSKRLEGEFVEIDFCANAASMGAKVYRAESEEALIDALGKAKEETRTTMIYVPIRRESNIPGYSWWEVPVSGSSSIPEVQESHRNYEEAKKNQKFYY, encoded by the coding sequence ATGAATACGGAACGACTATCAGTAGGAGCAGCCATTGTAAAATTTCTACAGAATCAATACATCGCTCGAGATGACCAAGAGCATCGGCTAGTGAATGGTGTATTTGGAATCTTTGGACACGGTAACGTAACAGGATTGGGACAAGCCCTGGAAGAGTATGGGGGCACAGACCTCCCTTATTACCAGGGTAAAAATGAACAGTGCATGGTTCATTCGGCCACGGCGTTCGCCAAAGCGCGTCGTAGACTCGGCACATTAGCCTGTACATCCTCCATCGGCCCTGGCGCCACCAACATGATTACCGGAGCTGCTACCGCCACGGTAAATCGTCTTCCTGTCCTGCTTCTACCAGGTGACATTTTTGCAAGCCGCATTCCCGGTCCCGTTCTTCAGCAGCTGGAAAATCCTCATACTCAAGACTCAGGGGTGAATGACTGTTTCAAACCCGTTTCCAAATACTGGGATCGCATTTACCGTCCGGAACAATTGCTGACTGCCTTGCCTGAAGCGATGCGAGTACTCTCCGATCCATCCCAGACAGGTGCAGTGACTGTTTCTTTGCCACAAGATGTGCAGGCTGAAAGTTATGATTTTCCTGTTCACCTATTTCAAAAACGGATTTATAATCTAAACCGCAACTCAGTGGCGAAAAGCACACTGGCGGAAGCGATCAGCCAGATCAAAGCAGCGAAGCAACCCCTTATCGTAGCCGGTGGCGGTGTTCATTACTCAGAAGCTGAAGAGGCACTGCGTCTTTTTGCGGAAGCAAGTGGCATCCCTGTTGTTGTCTCGCAATCCGGAAAAGGATCCATGCTGGAAAGTCATGCTCTTTGTTTGGGTGCTGTCGGTGCCACAGGTAACTTGGCCGGCAACCGCGCTGCGGTCGAAGCCGATTTAGTCATCAATATTGGCACTCGTCTATCTGACTTTACTACTGCATCCAAATCGCAGTTTCAAAATCTCGACGTGCGTTTTATCGCCATCAACGTCAATCCGATGGACGCGCACAAGCATGGGGCATTTCCACTGGTTGGCGATGCGCGCGCGGTCCTGGAGGATTTGACCGCTGCATTGGCCGGCCATTCGGTCGCTAATGACTACTCTGAAAATCTCTCATCCTGGAAAGCCGAGTGGGAAACCACTCACGCCGATATCGTGCATCCCGATAATGAAGAGGGCCCTCTCTACCAAAGTGAGGTCATTCATATTCTTAATGAGTTTGCAGATGAAAACTCAACCACGGTTCACGCATCGGGAGGTGTCCCAGGGGATATTCATAAGCTGTGGAATTCCAAGGACTCTCTAGACTATCATTCTGAGTACGGCTTCTCCTGCATGGGCTATGAAATTGCTGGCGCTATGGGTGTTAAACTGGCCGATCCGAATCGCGAAGTTTACACGTTAGTTGGTGATGGAAGTTATATGATGCTGAGCCAGGATATTCTGACGTCTATTCAGGAAGGGTTGAAGATTACGGTCGTCCTCCTAGACAACCATGGCTTCCAGTGCATTAGGGGTTTACAAACCAGCTGCGGTGGAACCGATTTCGGAAATGAATTCCGTCACCGCAAAGAGGATAGCAAGCGCCTAGAAGGTGAGTTTGTTGAAATCGATTTTTGCGCCAATGCGGCGAGTATGGGTGCCAAGGTTTATCGGGCTGAAAGCGAAGAGGCTCTTATTGACGCGCTGGGCAAAGCCAAGGAAGAGACACGAACCACAATGATCTACGTGCCAATTCGCCGTGAATCCAACATTCCAGGCTACTCATGGTGGGAGGTTCCAGTTTCTGGCAGTTCTAGTATCCCAGAGGTTCAGGAATCTCACCGTAATTACGAAGAAGCTAAAAAGAACCAGAAGTTCTACTATTGA
- a CDS encoding 5-deoxy-glucuronate isomerase → MEHSNAHLASHFIPRPAEPYDSGYNKVTAAGDTEVGGLDTRIDFGIRVQEVAETIKESHSKESVWVLLRGEVKVSAGDQSASLSRKSIFDEAPSGIHIGPNTELKIENLGKEAEWAISRTDNDKSLNVRIFTPETLSPEYRGAGQVQDACRRNVRLIFDYENNPESNLVIGEVVNYPGRWSSYPPHHHDQPEIYYYRFTEPQGYGHAELGDAVFKVQQNDTMIIPPQLDHAQVSAPGYGMWYMWVIRHLEGNPYTGFEFTEDHAWTLDPTNQGWEPQED, encoded by the coding sequence ATGGAACATTCAAACGCACACCTCGCTTCTCACTTTATCCCTCGCCCGGCTGAGCCCTATGACTCCGGTTACAACAAGGTCACCGCTGCCGGAGATACCGAAGTCGGAGGCCTTGATACTCGAATTGATTTTGGGATTCGTGTCCAGGAAGTTGCCGAGACGATCAAAGAGAGCCATTCCAAAGAATCAGTATGGGTCCTCTTACGTGGCGAAGTCAAAGTAAGCGCCGGAGACCAAAGCGCCTCTCTCAGTCGCAAGTCGATTTTTGATGAAGCACCTTCTGGGATTCACATAGGTCCCAACACCGAACTGAAGATCGAAAACTTAGGGAAAGAAGCTGAGTGGGCGATCTCCAGAACAGACAACGACAAGTCACTCAATGTGCGCATCTTCACTCCTGAGACCCTATCTCCCGAATATAGAGGAGCGGGACAGGTTCAGGATGCCTGCCGACGAAATGTTCGTTTGATTTTTGATTATGAGAACAACCCGGAATCCAACCTGGTCATTGGTGAAGTCGTAAACTACCCGGGCCGATGGTCGAGTTACCCACCCCATCACCATGATCAACCGGAAATTTACTACTATCGGTTTACTGAACCCCAAGGTTACGGACATGCCGAATTAGGAGACGCTGTTTTCAAAGTACAACAAAATGATACGATGATCATCCCTCCGCAATTGGACCATGCTCAGGTATCAGCACCTGGCTATGGCATGTGGTATATGTGGGTGATCCGTCACTTGGAAGGCAACCCCTACACCGGATTTGAGTTTACTGAAGACCATGCCTGGACGCTCGACCCGACCAACCAAGGATGGGAACCCCAAGAAGATTAA
- a CDS encoding alpha/beta hydrolase codes for MPHVETNGIQMYYEESGSGDPLILIMGITAPGAVWEAHAGHWEQNYRCIMVDNRGIGKTDKPEGDYNSAMMADDYAGLMDALGIESAKVVGVSMGSIIAQQLCLRHPQKVKSAVLMCPWAHCDEYAKSIFEHMKVCFAHLSPEQFMEWIQLLIFTKPFWDNADAYASLLEGRAGFGVSPNPQPLHGLSGQAAACTTHDVVDQLPNISQKCLVIGGKDDIFTPMWMAEEVSGGIPDCDTYFYDNAGHAFHFEHMEDFNQRILDWLKAN; via the coding sequence ATGCCTCACGTCGAAACAAACGGAATTCAAATGTATTACGAAGAGAGCGGTTCAGGTGACCCGCTTATTTTAATCATGGGGATCACCGCCCCTGGAGCTGTTTGGGAGGCACACGCAGGTCATTGGGAGCAGAATTACCGCTGCATCATGGTCGACAATCGTGGTATTGGTAAGACCGATAAACCAGAAGGCGATTACAACAGCGCGATGATGGCTGACGACTACGCCGGCCTCATGGACGCCCTGGGAATCGAGTCAGCAAAAGTCGTTGGCGTTTCCATGGGATCCATCATCGCTCAGCAACTTTGCCTGCGCCATCCTCAGAAAGTGAAGAGTGCGGTATTGATGTGCCCTTGGGCTCATTGCGATGAATATGCCAAGTCGATTTTTGAGCACATGAAAGTCTGCTTTGCCCACTTGAGCCCAGAACAATTCATGGAGTGGATCCAACTATTGATTTTCACAAAACCCTTCTGGGATAATGCAGACGCCTACGCCAGCTTGCTGGAAGGTCGCGCCGGTTTCGGAGTCTCTCCCAATCCACAACCTTTACATGGCCTCTCAGGCCAGGCAGCAGCTTGCACCACTCACGACGTAGTAGATCAACTTCCTAATATTTCACAGAAGTGCCTGGTGATCGGCGGCAAGGACGACATCTTTACTCCCATGTGGATGGCAGAGGAAGTCTCAGGAGGTATTCCTGACTGCGACACCTACTTCTATGACAATGCTGGACATGCATTCCACTTTGAGCACATGGAAGATTTCAACCAGCGGATACTCGACTGGTTGAAGGCAAATTAG
- a CDS encoding sugar phosphate isomerase/epimerase, giving the protein MKTGLVSISFRELSAQEIISLVAEHGLQGIEWGGDVHVPHGNLDGARDVGRMTRDAGLEVASYGSYYRFADSDPSAEDEGPSFEAVLETAIELGAPAIRVWGGSKGPHLMKGDEYSVFCERAHEIADMAAGRNVRIDFEFHENTITETPESTVELMLLLHHDNLRTLWQPPLQISAEKRLEGLKRVLPWVTNVHCNHFAQESWPHVQPLADGEEEWNSYLEVLAQDRLERWVLIELVKDHDLNQFPKDAAALSGWLYS; this is encoded by the coding sequence ATGAAAACCGGCCTTGTATCTATCAGTTTTCGAGAACTCTCTGCCCAAGAGATCATCAGTCTAGTTGCCGAACATGGGCTTCAAGGTATCGAGTGGGGTGGTGACGTGCACGTGCCTCATGGAAATCTGGACGGGGCTCGTGATGTGGGACGAATGACTAGGGATGCGGGACTCGAAGTTGCTTCCTATGGATCCTACTACCGCTTTGCCGATTCTGATCCGTCTGCCGAGGATGAAGGTCCGTCATTTGAAGCTGTGCTGGAGACGGCAATCGAATTGGGCGCTCCGGCAATACGGGTCTGGGGTGGATCGAAAGGCCCTCACCTTATGAAAGGTGATGAGTATTCCGTCTTTTGTGAAAGGGCGCATGAAATAGCCGATATGGCTGCTGGAAGGAATGTCCGAATCGATTTTGAGTTTCATGAGAACACCATCACTGAAACGCCTGAATCTACCGTGGAGCTGATGTTGTTGCTTCATCATGATAACTTAAGAACTCTCTGGCAGCCACCTTTGCAGATCTCAGCTGAAAAGCGATTGGAAGGACTCAAGAGGGTTCTTCCCTGGGTAACAAATGTGCATTGTAATCATTTTGCTCAGGAGTCATGGCCACATGTCCAACCCTTGGCGGATGGTGAAGAAGAATGGAACTCATACCTAGAAGTTCTAGCTCAGGATCGATTGGAACGATGGGTTCTAATTGAGCTTGTAAAGGACCATGACCTGAACCAGTTCCCGAAAGATGCAGCTGCACTTTCCGGTTGGTTGTATTCTTAA
- a CDS encoding aminotransferase class III-fold pyridoxal phosphate-dependent enzyme produces the protein MTSKNQQHLERALRTIPWASQTNAKRYGHDGIEERPTFIKKAKGCRMWDLDEREYIDYRAALGPIILGYQYEAVDEAVRKQMELGTLFSMSSPLEAEAAEKILHTLGWADKIRFMKTGADACTCCVRLARSKTQRDHILTIGYHGYHDWFAFQWPKPGVPETLKQFVHEIGYGDIEAIDRVFKDHGPDLAAAITVPHEWHLNPDPSFIEHLRKRCTEHGTALIFDEVLTGFRLGKAGGVEFFGVTPDMAAYAKGIANGYPLSAYAGTNEWMNTLDQTIITTTYAGETLSLAAACATMDIFESELVHAHIQSMGKMLRQGFESIFKETDFPATTIGVDQGAVIDFSPAREKAEELHRNLFNKLYTKGIFANDQWFITYSHQEADIDETLVAMREAIKEIY, from the coding sequence GTGACCTCAAAGAACCAACAACACCTCGAACGAGCCCTGCGCACTATCCCCTGGGCCTCGCAGACCAATGCCAAGCGCTACGGACATGATGGAATAGAAGAGCGACCCACTTTCATTAAGAAGGCCAAAGGCTGTCGCATGTGGGATCTGGATGAGCGGGAGTATATTGACTACCGTGCGGCTTTGGGGCCCATCATTCTGGGATACCAATATGAAGCGGTCGATGAAGCGGTTCGTAAACAGATGGAACTGGGAACGCTATTCAGCATGTCTAGTCCACTGGAAGCGGAAGCCGCAGAGAAGATTCTTCACACGCTCGGCTGGGCCGATAAAATTCGATTCATGAAAACGGGAGCAGATGCCTGCACCTGCTGCGTTCGCCTGGCTCGAAGTAAAACCCAGCGCGACCATATCCTCACCATCGGATACCATGGCTACCATGACTGGTTTGCCTTTCAGTGGCCTAAACCGGGAGTCCCTGAAACCTTAAAGCAATTTGTACACGAAATCGGCTATGGCGACATAGAAGCCATTGACCGGGTGTTTAAGGACCATGGCCCTGACTTGGCTGCTGCAATCACCGTTCCACATGAATGGCATTTAAATCCCGACCCATCTTTCATCGAACATCTTAGAAAGAGGTGCACCGAACATGGCACCGCATTGATCTTCGATGAAGTCCTTACCGGTTTTCGTTTGGGCAAAGCGGGTGGAGTTGAATTCTTTGGCGTGACTCCCGACATGGCCGCTTATGCCAAGGGAATTGCAAATGGGTACCCGCTATCCGCATACGCTGGCACAAATGAATGGATGAACACACTGGACCAGACGATCATCACCACTACCTATGCAGGAGAAACCCTCTCCCTTGCAGCGGCTTGTGCCACCATGGATATCTTTGAATCAGAACTGGTGCATGCTCATATCCAATCAATGGGGAAAATGCTTCGACAGGGATTCGAATCCATTTTCAAAGAGACCGACTTTCCAGCCACAACGATCGGCGTCGATCAGGGAGCGGTCATCGACTTCAGCCCTGCTAGAGAAAAAGCAGAAGAACTCCACCGTAATCTTTTCAACAAACTCTATACCAAGGGAATCTTTGCCAACGACCAGTGGTTCATCACCTACTCTCATCAAGAAGCGGATATTGATGAAACATTGGTAGCGATGAGGGAAGCAATCAAGGAGATCTATTAA
- a CDS encoding heparinase II/III-family protein — MTRRELLRIGGTTALLAGLSPLTKLSANHHKSNGRIRLFFKESDLPRIRANAKTPLLKPLFDKWAANDPSVLNEAMAKFSETGEIIRDLMTAMRAMDDSLAVYLVNPNKEREQSILDGIEVMIARPYWDYFRDGGTEIVGIQRASFTAVHLLIAREVLGDKISEDLDKRLMKAIADKGCAPCYNTVYDMDHPETVKGWDFDEQHAGYYDINMDRWPMILGANNLRAAPAGALGLGALALQGIDDRAELWLETAVKSTERFLDLFSPDGSFFEGISYLSYSMRTTMPFIHAHSQLVGDIDWGEHVNLDGMLDYIMYMQFGKKADGTPDVVNFSDSRGSVNPGAVTLAGQYSGNPLAGYAATHAGDPVWIFDILWYDPKAASKPPGKKILNVLNDLNWVICRSGWEAKDSIVAFKSGGPANHEHADRNHVMWKNYGERLLNDHVGAAYDRRHEGWKMRFTRAHNAVLLDGKGHPYLDGMEGTNDSKAYANILQYEDHGDHVWWTSDASASYILDNYHAHQVLRTVLFAKPDVLVVMDQVRFRYRPQTVDARFYPDNADGNGVVSAQGQRFTISRPNAQLHGLVASDNEAAPREAKLEIDTEVGHFPCIEVHSKEAVTHHILTVMVATEGAKSPAPTIQLQQSGNTWNLATGNFAAEIKTTTREPRVSIL, encoded by the coding sequence ATGACCAGACGTGAACTGCTTCGCATCGGCGGTACAACCGCTCTACTAGCCGGATTATCACCCCTAACGAAACTCTCGGCCAATCATCATAAATCGAACGGACGTATCCGCCTCTTTTTCAAAGAGTCAGACCTTCCGCGTATCCGTGCCAACGCCAAGACGCCTTTGTTAAAACCGCTGTTTGACAAATGGGCCGCTAATGATCCCTCCGTTCTGAATGAAGCAATGGCCAAGTTCAGCGAGACGGGCGAAATCATTCGTGACCTGATGACCGCCATGCGCGCCATGGACGATAGCCTGGCCGTGTATCTGGTGAACCCAAACAAAGAACGTGAGCAATCGATATTGGATGGTATTGAAGTCATGATAGCTCGTCCCTACTGGGATTACTTTCGTGATGGCGGAACGGAAATCGTCGGCATCCAACGGGCATCCTTTACCGCGGTTCACCTGCTGATCGCGCGGGAAGTACTGGGGGACAAGATCAGTGAAGACCTAGACAAGCGCTTGATGAAAGCGATCGCCGACAAAGGCTGCGCTCCCTGTTACAACACCGTTTACGACATGGATCATCCAGAGACGGTGAAAGGCTGGGATTTTGATGAACAGCATGCTGGCTACTATGACATCAATATGGACCGATGGCCCATGATACTTGGCGCCAACAATTTGAGAGCAGCACCTGCAGGAGCGTTAGGCCTGGGCGCGCTCGCCTTGCAAGGCATCGATGATCGCGCTGAGCTTTGGCTGGAAACCGCGGTCAAGAGCACCGAACGGTTTCTGGACCTTTTTAGTCCGGACGGCTCCTTTTTCGAAGGCATCAGCTACCTCTCTTATTCCATGCGTACGACCATGCCGTTTATTCATGCGCATAGTCAGCTCGTTGGTGACATCGACTGGGGTGAGCATGTGAACTTGGATGGCATGCTAGATTACATCATGTACATGCAATTCGGAAAAAAAGCCGATGGCACGCCTGACGTCGTCAACTTCAGCGATTCACGTGGCAGTGTAAACCCAGGTGCCGTTACATTGGCTGGCCAATATAGCGGCAATCCGCTTGCTGGCTATGCGGCGACCCATGCCGGCGATCCTGTCTGGATTTTCGACATACTCTGGTATGATCCCAAAGCAGCTTCCAAGCCACCTGGCAAAAAGATACTCAACGTTCTTAACGATCTGAACTGGGTCATCTGCCGCAGTGGATGGGAAGCCAAAGATTCCATCGTTGCCTTTAAGAGCGGAGGACCTGCCAATCATGAGCATGCCGATCGCAATCATGTCATGTGGAAGAATTACGGCGAACGTCTTTTGAATGACCATGTAGGTGCTGCCTACGACCGGCGGCATGAAGGCTGGAAAATGAGATTTACTCGAGCGCATAACGCCGTGCTTTTAGATGGTAAAGGGCATCCTTACCTCGATGGCATGGAAGGCACCAACGACAGCAAAGCCTATGCAAACATTCTTCAATACGAAGACCATGGCGACCATGTCTGGTGGACCAGTGATGCCAGTGCCTCGTACATACTCGACAATTATCACGCCCATCAAGTGCTTCGCACGGTCCTCTTCGCAAAGCCCGATGTGCTTGTAGTGATGGATCAGGTACGATTTCGGTATCGCCCACAAACGGTCGACGCTCGTTTCTATCCTGACAATGCGGATGGCAATGGTGTTGTGAGTGCCCAAGGACAACGATTCACCATTTCACGTCCGAACGCCCAACTTCATGGTCTAGTCGCCTCGGATAACGAAGCAGCTCCAAGAGAAGCCAAACTCGAGATTGATACCGAAGTCGGTCACTTCCCCTGTATTGAAGTCCACTCAAAGGAAGCCGTAACTCACCACATCTTAACCGTAATGGTCGCCACCGAGGGCGCCAAGTCACCCGCCCCGACTATCCAGCTCCAACAATCCGGTAATACCTGGAATTTAGCCACAGGCAACTTCGCGGCTGAAATAAAAACCACAACCCGAGAACCACGAGTTTCGATACTATAA